The following nucleotide sequence is from Streptomyces xiamenensis.
TGGGCTGGAGCCCGAAGCTGACCAGCCGTGCGGCGTCGGCGGCGTCCGCCGGGGTGACGGGGGCGGCTGCCGACGGCGGGGGCGCGGCGCCCTCGTCGTCGCCTTCCGTTCCCAGGGCGTCGGCTGCGGTGGTCATGACGTGCTCTCCGAGCGGTCGGCGGCCATCGAGGCCGCGTCCAGCAGTGCGGTGCCGACGATCAGGTCGGCGCCGCCGAACTCCGGGTCCCGCAGCACCGTGCCGTCGTCGACGGCGAACAGCAGCCGGCGTTCGCCCTGCCGATAGGCGGTGCCCACCGGAGGGCTGGCGGCGTGCACGGCCAGCAGGGTCAGCAGATAGGGCAGTTCCGGGTCCGCGGGGGCCTTGCGGCGGGCCTGCTCCAGCAGTCCGGACAGCCGGCGCGGGGCGTCGGGCGGCAGGTCCAGTATCTCCAGGGCGGCGGCCAGCTGTTCCTCGCTGAAGCGGGAGTCGTCGGGGGTGGCGACGAGGTCCGGCTCCGGCAGTTCCGCGCCGAGGTGTTCGCGGGGCGCGGGCGGGGTCAGCAGCAGTTCGGTCAGGTCGGCCAGGCGCACCGCACCGGGGGTGCGCGGTCCTGTGCCCTTGGCGAAGTAGGCGTCGGTGACCCGGGCGGCCCGCTCCAGCGGCTCGGGCAGCAGCGGGGCCAGCAGTTGACCGTAGAGGTCGACGCCGGCCCGGGCGGCCCGCGGGGCGAACGCCTGCCGGTCCTGCTCGGCGCGGAACAGCGGCCCGGCCTCCAGCAGCCGGGACTGGAGCTGGGTGTGGCGGCGGATGCAGTCCTTGACGATGTCGACCAGTTCTGCGGCGCGCAGCTTGTTCTCGGGCTCTATGGCCTCGTCCCTGGCGCGCCGGATGTTGGTGAGGATGGCGTTCTCGTGCCGGTAGCGGTCGGCGATGTGCTCCAGCGCCTCGCCGATGAGGTCGGGCACGGTGCGCAGCCAGTCGACGGCACGGACGTTGCGCCGGGTGGCCTCCAGGGCGCGGCGCAGCGTCTCGGCGTACTGGACGGTGCGGTAGCGGGCGGCCTCGGCGGCGAGTTGGGCGTCGGCGAGCCGGCCACGGCTGATCAGCACCTCCAGCTTGACCTCGGCGGCGATCTGGGCGCTGGTGACGTCGGTGTCCAGCGCGCCGACCAGGACGTTGACGGCCTCGTCGGTGGTGCGCAGGTACACCCCGCCGCCAGGCCCCGGCACTTCCTCGATCAGCTTGAAGTCGTAGTCGCGGCGCACATAGGCGCCGTCGGGCCCGAAGGTGCCGTAGACGGCGCGGAAACCGCGGTCCACGCTGCCGACGTTGATGAGGTTGTCGAGCACCCAGCGGGCCACCCGCTCGTGTTCGGCGGCGGCCCGCCGCGGCGCCTGGGCCGCGACGCGCGGCAGCAGCCGCAGAACGACCTGCTCGTGGTCGGCCCCGGTGTCGAAGTCCATGCTGAGGGTGACCAGATCGATGGCGGCGAGCGCGACCTCCGCCATGGCGTAGGTGCCGTACTCGCCGGCGAGGTTGGCCTTGCGGGCGTCCAGGTCGTGCAGGGGCGCGGTGCAGGCCAGCGCGCGCAGCCGCCGGGCGAGCCCTTCGTCGGCGGCGGGACCCGGGGCCGGGGTCGCGTGGGTCGTTCCTGCTGGTGCGGTCACGGATCCCACACTAAGCGGTGGCACGGACATTGATCGATTCGGCACGGATGGTTCGGATGACCCAGATCGTTCGGATGGTGTGGATGGTTCGTTTGGTACGGATACGGACAGGGCGGCTCAGGCTTCGACTTCGGCTCCCGCCCCGGCCTCGGCCATGGGCGCGGTCGCGGGCACGGCGGAACAGCGGCCGGTCACGCGGACCGCTTCTCGCTGTCGGCCCCACCCCGGTGCACCCGCGCCACCAGCAGCGCGACATCGTCCTGCGGAGCGGTGTCGCGCCCCCGGATGCCCAGCACAGTGTCGCAGGTTTCCTCCAGTGAACCGGCCGGCCCCTCCAGCAGCCGCAGCACCGCCCGCAGCCCCTCGTCGATCGAGTGTCCGCGCTCCTCCACCAGACCGTCCGTGAACAGCGCCAGTGTCGCCCCCGGGGCCAGCCGCAACCGGACGCTCAGGAACGGCACACCGCCCACCCCCAGCGGCACCGCCCGGGGCAGTCGCAGCAACTCGCCCCGCCCGTCCGGCTGCACCAGCACCGGGGGCAGGTGCCCGGCACTCGCCAGCTCGCACCATCCCTCGCGGGGGTCGCACTCCGCGTACAGGCAGGTGGCGATCGAGTCGCCGAGGAACTCCGCGATGCCGTCCAGATGCCCCAGCAGTTCGGCCGGGGGCACTCCCATGCGGGCCAGCGCCCGGATGGTGGAGCGCAGTTGCCCCATGATGGCCGCGGCCCGCACCCCCTTGCCCATCACATCGCCCACCACCAGGCCGAACCGCCCCCCGGGCAGCCGCAGCACATCGATCCAGTCCCCGCCGACCTCGGAGACGGCGGGCCGGTAGCGGTAGGCGATCTCGATGTCCGAGCGTTCCTGAGGCAGTTGCGGCAGCAGGCTGCGCTGGAGGGTGAGCGCGGTGTTCCGTTCCCTGGTGTACAGCCGGGCGTTGTCGACACTGATCGCGGCGCGCGCCGCCAGCTCCCCGGCCAGCTCCCGGTCCTCCTCGTCGAACGCCCGGCTGCCGGTGGTCCGCATGAGGGTGAGGGTGCCCAGCACCTCGCCGCGTGCGATGAGCGGGGTGACCAGGACGGAGTGCACCCCGGCGGACTCCAGCAGCCGTGCCTCCCGTTCGTCGCGGGTCAGCCGCCGCAGCCCCTGCGCGGTGGCCTTCGCCAGCAGGATCGGGCGGGAGTGCCGCACCGCCTGGGTGTTGATCCTGGCCGGGCCGAAGGTCACCGGGCTGCCGATGTCCCGCGCCGCCGGCTCCAGCGCCGTGCCCTCGCCGCCGGCGAACGCCAGCAGCCGGAAGACCGCCGAACCGTCGCGCTGGACGGGCGGGGCCGCGCCGCCGCCGAGCACCGCGTCGAGGATGTCGACGCCCGCCAGGTCGGCGTAGCGCGGTACGGCGGCCCGCACCAGTTCGTGCGCGGTCTGCCGCAGATCGAGGGTGGTGCCGACCCTGGTGCCCGCCTCCGCGATCAGCGCGAGCCGTATCCGGGCCCTGGCCACCTCGTTGTTGGCGCGCACCCGTTCGCTGACGTCGATGGCGGACATCGCCACGCCCAGCGGGCGCCCGTCCGGCTCGTCAAGACGGTAGAAGGAGGCGGACCACACGTGGTCGCGGTCGGGGTCGGCGGGGGTACGTCCGGTGGTGCGGTGGTCGATGACGGGGCGGCCGGTCTCCAGGACCCGGCGCAGCACCTCGCCGACGCCGCTGACGTCGGTCTCGGTCAGTGTCGCGCCGAACGAGCGGCCGATCAGCTCGGATGCCGGGACCCCGTGCAGCCGGGCGAGCGCGGGGTTGACCCGCCGCCAGTTCAGATCGGTGTCGAACAGGCCCAGGGCGACCGGGGACTGGTTGATGAGCCCGGTGGACAGGGCGAGGTCGGAGGCGAGTTCGCGCAGGGTGCCGGCGTCGGCGGCCTGGCTGAGGATGCAGACGGCGCCGCCGGGCGCCGGGGCGGGGCGGCTGCGGACCTCGACCAGCCGGGTGTGCCCGTCGGCGTGCCGGGCCGGCAGCACGCCCGCCCACTCGCGCCCGGTGCGCGCCGTACGCTGCCATTCCCGCGCCGGCCCGGTGGGCCCGTCGGGGAGCAGCAGGTCAGCGGCCTGCTGCCCCAGCGCCCGCTCGGGCGGGTAGCCGAACAGCAGTTGGGCTTCCGGGCCCCACAGGATGATGGCGCCGCTCTCGTCCTGCACGAAGACGGCCTGCCGCATCAGGTCGGTCAGGGCTCCGCTGGACCGGTCCGGCATGGCGCCGCCGGCCATGGCCCCGGCTCTGCGCTCCGGTCCGCCGTCCACCATCGCCTACCCCGGTTCCGTGTCCAGGAGCTGTTCGGTCCAGATGGTCTTGCCCCGGGAGGTGTAGCGGCTGCCCCAGCGATGGGCGAGCTGCGCGACCAGGAACAGTCCCCGGCCGCCCTCGTCGGTGGGCCGGGCGCGGCGCAGGTGCGGCTGCGTCTCGCTGGGGTCCGAGACCTCGCAGATGAGCGTCTCGTCCCGGATGAGCCGCAGTTCGACGGGGCCGCCCGCGTACCGGATGGCGTTGGTGACCAGTTCGCTGACGATCAGTTCGGTGGCGAAGACGTTGGCGTCCAGCCCCCACTCCGTCAGCCGGTCGAGGACGGCGTTGCGGGCCTCGCCCACCACGGCGGGGTCGGCGGCGAAACTCCAGTGCGCCGTGGCGTCCTCGGGCAGGGTGCGGACCCGGGCGACCAGCAGCGCCACCTCGCTGTCGGGTGTGCGGCGGGGCAGCAGCGCGTCCAGGACGGCGCGGCCCAGTTCGGCGGGGGTGCGGTCGCCTGCCGCCGAGAGTTCGGCGCGCAGCAGTTCCATCCGCTCCTCCGGGGTGTTCTCCGCCGGTTCGAGGATGTCACCGTCGCCGGCCCTGGCGGCGACCAGTTCGTCGCTGAACAGCAGCAGCCAGCTGTCCGGTTCGAGCCGCACCCGGACGGATTCGAAGGGGGTGCCGCCGACTCCCAGCGGCGGTCCCGCCTTCAGCGGCACGACCTCCGGCGGCCGTCCCGGCAGGGCCAGGACCGGGGGCACCCGTCCGGCGCCCGCCATGGTGCAGTCACCGCTGACCGGGTCGTACACGCAGTACAGGCAGGTCGCGCCGACCGCCCCGGTGCCGTCGCGCGGTTCCTGCTCGGCGTCGGCCAGCCGGATGGCCAGGTCATCGAGGCGGGTGAGCAGTTCCTCGGGGGCGAGGTCGAGGTCGGCGAGGGTCTGTACGGCGGTACGCAGCCGGCCCATGGTGGCGGTGGCGTTCAGGCCGTGCCCGGCGATGTCACCGATGACGAACGCGACCCGCGCGGAGGAGAGCGGGATCACGTCGTACCAGGTGCCGCCCGTACCGGCGGCGGTGCGGGCCGCGACGTAGCTGCCGGCGGTGCGGGCGGCGCTCAGCTCGACGACGGGCTGCGGCAGCAGGCTGCGCTGGAGCGATTCGACGGTGCGGTGCTCGCGGGTGTAACGCCGCGCGTTGTCGAGGCTGAGGGCGGCCCGGGAGCCGATCTCCTCGCCGAGCCAGGCGTCCTGGAGGGTGAAGGTGAGCCGCCCCGGCGCGCGCCACAGGTGCAGGGCGCCCAGGACCTGGCCACGGGCGGTGAGCGGCACGATCATCCGTGACCCCGGCCCCTGCGGCAGCTGGTACGCGGCCGGTCCCGGCTCGGCGCCCGGCGGGGTCAGCGGCGTGGTCCGCACCGCCTCGGGCAGCGGCTCGCGCAGCGCGCGGTCGCCGGTCAGCCGGGGGTCTGCGAACTCTTCGACGCG
It contains:
- a CDS encoding SpoIIE family protein phosphatase, giving the protein MVDGGPERRAGAMAGGAMPDRSSGALTDLMRQAVFVQDESGAIILWGPEAQLLFGYPPERALGQQAADLLLPDGPTGPAREWQRTARTGREWAGVLPARHADGHTRLVEVRSRPAPAPGGAVCILSQAADAGTLRELASDLALSTGLINQSPVALGLFDTDLNWRRVNPALARLHGVPASELIGRSFGATLTETDVSGVGEVLRRVLETGRPVIDHRTTGRTPADPDRDHVWSASFYRLDEPDGRPLGVAMSAIDVSERVRANNEVARARIRLALIAEAGTRVGTTLDLRQTAHELVRAAVPRYADLAGVDILDAVLGGGAAPPVQRDGSAVFRLLAFAGGEGTALEPAARDIGSPVTFGPARINTQAVRHSRPILLAKATAQGLRRLTRDEREARLLESAGVHSVLVTPLIARGEVLGTLTLMRTTGSRAFDEEDRELAGELAARAAISVDNARLYTRERNTALTLQRSLLPQLPQERSDIEIAYRYRPAVSEVGGDWIDVLRLPGGRFGLVVGDVMGKGVRAAAIMGQLRSTIRALARMGVPPAELLGHLDGIAEFLGDSIATCLYAECDPREGWCELASAGHLPPVLVQPDGRGELLRLPRAVPLGVGGVPFLSVRLRLAPGATLALFTDGLVEERGHSIDEGLRAVLRLLEGPAGSLEETCDTVLGIRGRDTAPQDDVALLVARVHRGGADSEKRSA
- a CDS encoding ATP-binding SpoIIE family protein phosphatase, coding for MTASPDPLPLDAAVVLVLGARDEVLTCTPDAAELLGRPAEHITGQRLDQLLDRVEHGCATLARPGRPDSLRLRLTTVDLPGGGTARRLVTLTPEDAAHRHEEDQALVRALFSQRRVGIAIHRTDLRITRINLTPQVLLSATKTDEGQARPSPLPAPISAMLVPEDADALSGRLRQVVDSGEPVIDWEHTARLRDAPDDERVLSIQMFQLRDRAERVQGAVSIFTDITEQYISRRRMALLHAVAERIGATLDIAANAQELAKVLVPGFADLAGVDISGLMLGGDEPEWTVPGAQLRRLGGEIAHGEWPAEVYPPGALFRVEEFADPRLTGDRALREPLPEAVRTTPLTPPGAEPGPAAYQLPQGPGSRMIVPLTARGQVLGALHLWRAPGRLTFTLQDAWLGEEIGSRAALSLDNARRYTREHRTVESLQRSLLPQPVVELSAARTAGSYVAARTAAGTGGTWYDVIPLSSARVAFVIGDIAGHGLNATATMGRLRTAVQTLADLDLAPEELLTRLDDLAIRLADAEQEPRDGTGAVGATCLYCVYDPVSGDCTMAGAGRVPPVLALPGRPPEVVPLKAGPPLGVGGTPFESVRVRLEPDSWLLLFSDELVAARAGDGDILEPAENTPEERMELLRAELSAAGDRTPAELGRAVLDALLPRRTPDSEVALLVARVRTLPEDATAHWSFAADPAVVGEARNAVLDRLTEWGLDANVFATELIVSELVTNAIRYAGGPVELRLIRDETLICEVSDPSETQPHLRRARPTDEGGRGLFLVAQLAHRWGSRYTSRGKTIWTEQLLDTEPG